One stretch of Trueperaceae bacterium DNA includes these proteins:
- a CDS encoding ADP-ribosylglycohydrolase family protein has protein sequence MEPGEGKLDRARGCLVGQVAGDSLGGLVEFGTPADVAARYPGGVRELQDGGHWGTLAGQPTDDSEMALALARTLVGGREYDPGAARAAYVAWLDSGPFDYGITVRAGLRGAPDAASQANGALMRVSPLGVFGAGRDDATVAGWAEADAAITHPHRVCRQANALFALAVAHAVEEGPAPAELYGRVRRWSAEMAVDPALRRAVDAAASEPPADFTTLMGWVLIAFQNALYQLVNAASLEEALVDTVGRGGDTDTNAAIAGALLGAVHGLGAVPRRWTDAVLACRPEAGRPGVRRPRPREYWPVDVLELAEALLAR, from the coding sequence GTGGAGCCGGGTGAGGGGAAGCTCGACCGGGCGCGCGGCTGCCTGGTGGGGCAGGTGGCGGGCGACTCGCTGGGGGGCCTCGTCGAGTTCGGCACGCCGGCGGACGTCGCCGCCCGCTACCCCGGCGGCGTGCGCGAGCTGCAGGACGGCGGCCATTGGGGCACGCTGGCCGGGCAGCCCACCGACGACTCGGAGATGGCCCTGGCCCTGGCGCGGACGCTGGTCGGGGGACGGGAGTACGACCCGGGCGCGGCGCGCGCCGCCTACGTCGCCTGGCTGGACTCGGGCCCGTTCGACTACGGCATCACGGTCAGGGCCGGTCTGAGGGGCGCGCCGGACGCCGCCAGCCAGGCGAACGGCGCGCTGATGCGCGTGAGCCCCCTGGGGGTCTTCGGTGCGGGCAGGGACGACGCCACGGTGGCCGGGTGGGCGGAGGCAGACGCGGCCATCACCCACCCGCACCGCGTCTGCCGGCAGGCGAACGCGCTCTTCGCCCTGGCGGTCGCGCACGCGGTGGAGGAGGGGCCCGCCCCCGCGGAGCTGTACGGGCGCGTCAGGCGCTGGTCGGCCGAGATGGCGGTCGACCCGGCGCTGCGGCGGGCAGTCGACGCCGCCGCCAGCGAGCCGCCCGCGGACTTCACCACGCTGATGGGCTGGGTGCTCATCGCCTTCCAGAACGCCCTCTACCAGCTCGTCAACGCCGCCAGCCTCGAGGAGGCGCTCGTCGACACGGTCGGCCGCGGCGGCGACACCGACACGAACGCCGCCATCGCCGGCGCGCTCCTCGGCGCGGTGCACGGCCTCGGCGCGGTGCCGCGGCGCTGGACCGACGCCGTGCTCGCCTGCCGCCCCGAGGCCGGCAGGCCGGGGGTGAGGAGGCCCCGCCCTCGCGAGTACTGGCCCGTGGACGTGCTCGAGCTGGCCGAGGCGCTGCTGGCCCGGTAG
- a CDS encoding cyanophycinase, with protein MAEPERSRRGRLLLVGGAERRDPTREVLAHFTALAGGEEAKVLVVGAATREPQDVLPDYRRVFLDLGAKQVWTTALQDRGEGEDPGLLERLEEATAVYFTGGDQLRLTMRVAGTSFGELLKERHNAGSFLIGGTSAGAVAMGSVMILSGPGGGSVRRADVRMGPGLGFIRDATIDTHFNERGRVPRFLTLFAQNSQVLGIGLDENTALDVRLGHEFRVLGSGAVTIFDGRVSFSNAADAGDHDIIALSGVKVHVLPRSFGFDPAEMKILLPAD; from the coding sequence ATGGCGGAACCGGAGAGGTCGCGGCGGGGCCGGCTGCTCCTCGTGGGCGGCGCCGAGCGGCGCGACCCTACCCGCGAGGTCCTGGCGCACTTCACGGCGCTGGCGGGCGGCGAGGAGGCCAAGGTTCTCGTCGTCGGCGCGGCGACGCGCGAGCCGCAGGACGTCCTGCCGGACTACCGCCGCGTCTTCCTGGACCTGGGCGCGAAGCAGGTCTGGACCACGGCCCTGCAGGACCGCGGGGAGGGCGAGGACCCGGGCCTGCTCGAGCGGCTGGAGGAGGCCACGGCCGTCTACTTCACCGGCGGCGACCAGCTCCGGCTGACGATGCGCGTGGCCGGCACCTCGTTCGGCGAGCTCCTCAAGGAGCGCCACAACGCCGGCTCGTTCCTGATCGGCGGCACCAGCGCCGGGGCCGTGGCCATGGGCAGCGTGATGATCCTCAGCGGGCCCGGCGGCGGCAGCGTGCGACGCGCCGACGTGCGCATGGGGCCGGGACTCGGCTTCATCAGGGACGCGACGATCGACACGCACTTCAACGAGCGCGGACGCGTGCCGCGCTTCCTGACCCTGTTCGCCCAGAACTCGCAGGTGCTGGGCATCGGGCTCGACGAGAACACGGCGCTCGACGTGCGGCTGGGCCACGAGTTCCGCGTCCTGGGCAGCGGCGCCGTCACGATCTTCGACGGTCGCGTCAGCTTCTCGAACGCCGCCGACGCCGGCGACCACGACATCATCGCCCTGTCCGGCGTGAAGGTGCACGTCCTGCCCCGGTCGTTCGGCTTCGACCCGGCGGAGATGAAGATCCTCCTGCCCGCCGACTAG